Proteins from one Nitrospira sp. genomic window:
- the typA gene encoding translational GTPase TypA — translation MTQLRAPHDRRTDIRNIAIIAHVDHGKTTLVDAVLRQTHVHRKIDDMGERIMDSMDQERERGITIRAKNASVVYQGVKINIVDTPGHADFGGEVERTLRMVDGVLILIDAKEGPMPQTTFVLRKALALGHKAIVVINKIDRPDAVIDDVVNRTFDLFVHLGATDEQLDFPIVYAAAIKGQATLDVNKPGTDITPLLDTVLEKIPAPAINAEAPLQILVLALVQDPYKGKMGIGKIQSGSIARRQPVMLLGKDGAQTLGKVSDLAVYSGLERVDADQAAAGEIVAVAGLDEVSIGDTIADAENPIALPRVTIDEPTVQMSFSVNNSPFAGREGKYLTSRHLRDRLFKELETNVSLRVHETDSADRFLVAGRGELHLGVLIEQMRREGYELQVSQPEVIIHRDANGKATEPYEELTIQVPETYQGTVIEEMGKRRGELRHMRLIHSDVGTSEMHLEYHIPTRGIMGLKNLLLAKTRGTIIMHHVFAAYEPAEERDLMVAPHGSLVAHEDGTSTGYAIFMTQERGTMFIGPGVEVYRGMVIGENSRDEDLDVNVCKEKHLSNMRASGTDEALVLTPPREMSLEFALEYIGPDELVEITPLNLRLRKRLLNADERRRAKKSGK, via the coding sequence ATGACACAGCTACGCGCCCCTCACGACCGTCGCACCGATATTCGAAACATCGCCATCATCGCACACGTCGACCACGGCAAAACCACCTTGGTCGATGCGGTGTTGCGACAGACCCACGTCCATCGCAAGATCGACGACATGGGCGAGCGCATCATGGACTCGATGGATCAGGAACGTGAGCGCGGCATTACGATCCGAGCGAAAAACGCCAGCGTCGTCTATCAGGGCGTCAAAATCAATATCGTCGACACGCCGGGGCATGCCGATTTCGGCGGCGAGGTCGAGCGTACGCTCCGGATGGTCGACGGCGTGCTCATCCTCATCGACGCCAAAGAAGGGCCCATGCCGCAGACGACGTTCGTGCTGCGCAAGGCACTCGCGCTCGGGCATAAGGCCATCGTCGTGATCAATAAGATCGATCGGCCCGATGCCGTGATCGACGACGTCGTGAATCGCACGTTCGATCTGTTCGTCCACCTGGGCGCCACCGACGAACAACTCGACTTCCCGATCGTCTATGCCGCCGCCATCAAGGGCCAGGCGACGCTGGATGTGAATAAGCCCGGGACAGACATTACGCCGTTGCTGGACACGGTTCTGGAAAAAATTCCCGCACCGGCCATCAATGCCGAAGCCCCGCTCCAAATTCTGGTCCTGGCCCTCGTTCAGGATCCCTACAAAGGCAAGATGGGCATCGGGAAGATTCAATCCGGCTCCATCGCCCGACGGCAGCCCGTCATGCTGCTCGGGAAAGACGGCGCCCAAACCCTCGGGAAGGTATCCGACCTGGCTGTGTACTCCGGCCTTGAACGGGTCGATGCCGATCAGGCGGCAGCCGGAGAGATCGTGGCTGTCGCAGGCCTCGATGAGGTGAGCATCGGTGATACGATCGCCGATGCGGAAAATCCGATTGCCTTGCCCCGCGTGACGATCGATGAACCGACCGTCCAAATGAGCTTCTCCGTCAATAACAGCCCGTTTGCCGGACGCGAAGGAAAGTATTTGACGTCTCGCCACTTGCGGGATCGGCTCTTCAAAGAACTCGAAACGAACGTGTCCTTGCGCGTGCATGAAACCGACAGCGCCGACCGGTTCCTCGTCGCCGGCCGCGGAGAACTCCACCTCGGCGTCTTGATCGAACAGATGCGGCGCGAAGGGTACGAACTCCAGGTCTCGCAACCCGAGGTCATCATCCACCGCGATGCCAACGGCAAAGCCACGGAACCGTACGAAGAACTCACGATCCAAGTCCCCGAGACCTACCAGGGGACGGTCATCGAAGAGATGGGGAAGCGCCGAGGCGAACTGCGCCATATGCGCCTCATCCATTCCGATGTCGGCACCAGCGAAATGCATCTCGAATACCATATCCCGACGCGCGGCATCATGGGCCTCAAGAACCTCTTGCTGGCCAAAACCCGCGGCACGATCATCATGCATCACGTATTTGCCGCCTATGAGCCGGCCGAAGAGCGGGATTTGATGGTCGCACCGCACGGATCCCTCGTGGCGCACGAAGACGGCACCAGCACCGGCTACGCTATCTTCATGACGCAGGAACGGGGCACCATGTTCATCGGCCCGGGCGTCGAGGTCTATCGCGGCATGGTGATCGGCGAAAACAGCCGGGACGAAGATCTGGACGTGAACGTCTGCAAGGAAAAGCACCTCTCCAACATGCGGGCATCAGGAACCGATGAAGCGTTGGTGCTTACCCCGCCACGGGAGATGAGCCTGGAATTCGCCTTGGAATATATCGGACCGGATGAATTGGTGGAAATTACTCCGCTCAACCTCCGCCTGCGCAAACGGTTGCTCAATGCGGATGAACGCCGCCGAGCTAAGAAATCCGGCAAATAG
- a CDS encoding glycosyltransferase — protein MWIDALISISEWLFLLYLLGLTAGYLMLDVVAAIHLRRYMEERSLNSLPHGYTGFEPQITLLVPAFNEEATIATTVRSLLQLSYSEFEIVVINDGSKDTTLDVLIKEFGLIPFPEAYDARLATKPIRTVYHAPAQPNLRVVDKDNGGKADSLNAGINISLYPLFCCIDADSILQRDSLRLAAQPFLDDPHTIACGGTVRVANGCEVKNGFLTKVGLPTNILALFQIIEYLRAFLFGRLGWSPINAMLIISGAFGLFHKDTVIGIGGYRHDTIGEDMELVVRLHRHMRLAGKPYRITFAPDPICWTEAPEDLTTLKNQRIRWQRGLCESLTNNLDLLFHPKGGAVGWLAFPFMALFEWLGPAIEVFGYVFVTVGFILGFVSFKVWLVLLVAAISLGILLSVSAFFLEEMSFHVYPKPQHVLLLLLGAILENFGYRQLNSLWKLIGLYRWMVGKKATWGAMTRTASWHSK, from the coding sequence ATGTGGATAGACGCGCTCATATCGATTTCCGAATGGCTGTTCTTGCTCTACCTTCTCGGCCTGACCGCAGGATACTTGATGCTGGATGTCGTCGCCGCCATTCATTTGCGGCGCTACATGGAAGAGCGTTCGCTCAACAGCCTCCCGCACGGTTACACCGGGTTCGAACCGCAAATCACGCTGCTCGTTCCCGCGTTCAATGAAGAAGCGACCATCGCGACCACCGTCAGATCCCTTCTCCAGTTGAGCTATTCTGAATTTGAAATCGTGGTCATCAACGACGGGTCGAAGGACACGACGTTGGACGTGCTGATCAAGGAATTCGGCCTGATTCCCTTTCCCGAAGCTTATGACGCCCGGCTGGCCACGAAGCCGATCCGAACGGTCTACCACGCCCCGGCACAGCCCAATCTGCGGGTCGTCGATAAAGACAACGGCGGCAAAGCGGACTCGCTCAACGCCGGAATCAACATTTCGCTGTACCCGTTATTTTGCTGTATCGATGCCGATTCCATCCTCCAACGTGACAGCCTTCGGCTGGCAGCGCAGCCCTTTCTGGACGACCCCCACACCATCGCCTGCGGCGGCACCGTCCGCGTCGCCAACGGCTGCGAAGTGAAGAACGGATTTCTCACGAAGGTGGGGCTCCCGACCAATATCCTCGCGCTGTTTCAAATCATCGAATACCTGCGCGCCTTCCTGTTCGGCCGGCTCGGCTGGTCTCCGATCAATGCGATGCTCATCATTTCCGGCGCCTTCGGGCTCTTCCATAAGGACACCGTGATCGGCATCGGCGGCTACCGCCACGATACGATCGGCGAGGACATGGAGCTCGTCGTGCGGCTCCACCGGCACATGCGACTAGCCGGGAAGCCCTATCGCATCACCTTCGCTCCCGACCCGATTTGCTGGACCGAGGCCCCGGAAGACCTCACGACACTCAAGAATCAGCGCATCCGGTGGCAGCGTGGCCTGTGTGAGAGCTTGACGAACAATCTCGATCTCTTATTTCATCCCAAGGGTGGAGCCGTCGGCTGGCTGGCATTTCCTTTTATGGCCCTGTTTGAGTGGCTGGGCCCGGCCATCGAAGTCTTCGGCTACGTATTCGTCACCGTCGGATTCATTCTGGGCTTCGTCTCTTTTAAAGTCTGGCTTGTGTTGCTCGTGGCCGCCATCAGTCTCGGCATCCTGCTCTCGGTCAGTGCATTTTTCCTCGAAGAGATGTCCTTCCACGTCTATCCGAAACCTCAACACGTCCTCCTGCTCCTCCTAGGAGCGATTTTGGAGAACTTCGGCTATCGACAATTGAATTCCCTCTGGAAATTGATCGGGTTGTATCGTTGGATGGTCGGCAAAAAAGCGACGTGGGGAGCCATGACGAGAACCGCGTCCTGGCACAGTAAGTAG